From a single Georhizobium profundi genomic region:
- a CDS encoding (2Fe-2S)-binding protein: MTKVAMKVNGRQVSGEVEGRTLLVHFLRENLGLTGTHVGCDTTQCGACTIHMNGQAVKACTILAAQAEGTDIVTIEGIATGGELHPMQAAFKQHHGLQCGFCTPGMIMASIDIVNRHGSDLDEQTVRHELEGNICRCTGYHNIVKAVLAAAGAQEQRQAAE, translated from the coding sequence ATGACCAAAGTTGCGATGAAGGTGAATGGCCGTCAGGTCTCAGGCGAGGTCGAGGGACGCACCCTTCTCGTTCATTTCCTTCGTGAGAATCTCGGCCTCACAGGCACGCATGTCGGTTGTGACACGACGCAGTGCGGGGCCTGCACCATCCACATGAACGGCCAGGCGGTGAAGGCCTGCACGATCCTTGCAGCACAGGCCGAGGGCACCGACATCGTCACCATCGAAGGCATTGCCACGGGTGGTGAACTGCATCCGATGCAGGCTGCATTCAAGCAGCATCATGGCCTGCAGTGCGGCTTCTGTACGCCAGGCATGATCATGGCCTCGATCGACATCGTCAATCGCCATGGCTCGGACCTCGACGAGCAGACCGTCCGCCATGAGCTTGAGGGCAACATCTGCCGCTGCACCGGCTATCACAACATCGTGAAAGCAGTTCTGGCCGCCGCCGGCGCGCAGGAGCAGCGCCAGGCCGCGGAGTAA
- a CDS encoding FIST N-terminal domain-containing protein, whose protein sequence is MTCHITTYACGIVAIHGSGLGLDEFAGTLAVQAKVAGAELASLFFSQDAIDAHQIAANMAEHAPGLRYVGCSTAGEITPDGYGEGSIIAMLFPSDKFSASACLIRDISTARMESVVKDVRELRRSFEPKRFAGGRTFGVVLIDGLSRAEEAVTSALYWSLDEIPLVGGSAGDNLRFEKTTLIHNGNVVSDCAILMLVHSAVPFDVFKTENFNPTSRKLVVTASDPDTRTVHEINAEPAAAAYAQAIGLDAGSLTPMSFASYPLVVRVGGEYFCRSIQKANEDGSLTFFCAIDNGIVLTLAEPMGMVESTRAKLHDVAAGLGGIDVVLGFDCVLRRLDAQNRQSLAAISSLYRENNIIGFGTYGEQYRSMHLNQTFTGIAFAASSAASE, encoded by the coding sequence ATGACCTGCCATATCACGACCTATGCGTGCGGCATCGTTGCCATCCACGGCAGCGGTCTGGGGCTTGATGAATTCGCAGGCACGCTCGCCGTCCAGGCCAAGGTTGCCGGTGCCGAACTCGCTTCGCTCTTTTTCTCCCAAGATGCCATCGATGCGCACCAGATCGCAGCGAACATGGCCGAACACGCGCCAGGTCTGCGCTATGTGGGCTGCTCGACAGCAGGCGAAATCACACCGGACGGTTACGGCGAAGGGTCGATCATCGCCATGCTGTTTCCCTCCGACAAGTTCAGCGCTTCCGCCTGCCTGATCCGCGACATCTCCACCGCCCGCATGGAGAGCGTGGTCAAGGATGTGCGGGAACTGCGTCGAAGCTTCGAGCCGAAGCGGTTCGCCGGCGGGCGCACCTTCGGGGTCGTGCTGATCGATGGGCTGTCGCGCGCCGAAGAGGCGGTGACATCGGCGCTTTACTGGAGCCTCGACGAAATTCCGTTGGTGGGCGGTTCGGCCGGCGACAATCTTCGGTTCGAGAAAACGACGCTCATTCACAACGGCAATGTGGTGTCCGACTGCGCGATCCTGATGCTGGTGCACAGCGCAGTGCCGTTCGATGTCTTCAAGACGGAGAACTTCAATCCGACGAGCCGGAAGCTCGTCGTCACCGCGTCCGATCCGGACACGCGCACCGTCCATGAGATCAATGCCGAGCCGGCTGCTGCGGCCTATGCCCAGGCCATCGGCCTCGATGCGGGGTCGCTGACGCCGATGAGCTTTGCGTCCTATCCTCTCGTCGTGCGGGTCGGCGGAGAGTATTTCTGTCGCTCGATCCAGAAGGCAAACGAAGACGGATCGCTGACGTTCTTCTGTGCGATCGACAACGGGATCGTTCTGACACTCGCCGAGCCCATGGGCATGGTGGAGTCCACGCGGGCAAAACTGCACGACGTGGCGGCGGGGCTCGGCGGGATCGATGTCGTACTCGGCTTCGATTGCGTCCTGCGGCGTCTCGACGCGCAGAACCGGCAAAGTCTCGCCGCGATCTCGTCGCTCTATCGTGAGAACAACATCATCGGATTTGGAACTTACGGCGAGCAATATCGGTCGATGCACCTCAACCAGACATTTACCGGGATCGCCTTCGCGGCGAGCTCGGCGGCATCGGAGTGA
- a CDS encoding ATP-binding response regulator, with product MRDTLGIDDVEKLRKINMALIERVERSMDQQGNAFSLFQTAIGLEAQVRQRTDELTSALRRIEQTNRALNAAKEAAEAANISKTRFIAAASHDVLQPLNAAHLSISALADLQTSDQGKKLARQVEQSLDTMNELLRTLLDIAKLDSGVMKPDIVNLPLDALLGSLSSDFQQIAAAKGLHIRFRPTDAIVRSDRGMLRRVLQNIISNAIHYTSRGGVLIGARKRGALLRIDIVDTGIGIAEDQYEAIFEEFHRGTMPAGGELGGTPGLGLGLSIVQRMVSALGHHITFTSRPGHGTAFHLYVPFGQPDLVRGQTREYAPRLPISNHLFGANVLLIENDRSVMEAMLTLLESWHCSVRIASHSSEAIGLLADPAWRPDIVIADQHLDHGDLGSVTIEHIRYYLRRQLPALIVTADPSAGLEARCRTREIEVMYKPLKPAEFRALVEHLLAAGRVE from the coding sequence ATGCGCGATACGCTCGGGATCGATGATGTCGAGAAGCTACGCAAGATCAACATGGCCCTCATCGAGCGCGTCGAGCGGTCCATGGATCAGCAGGGCAATGCGTTTTCACTGTTTCAGACCGCGATCGGTCTCGAAGCGCAGGTGCGGCAGCGCACCGATGAGTTGACGAGCGCATTGCGACGGATCGAACAGACCAACCGCGCTCTGAACGCCGCCAAGGAAGCAGCCGAAGCGGCCAATATTTCCAAGACGCGCTTCATTGCGGCTGCAAGCCACGACGTGTTGCAGCCTCTCAATGCCGCGCATTTGTCGATTTCCGCGCTGGCAGACCTGCAAACGAGCGATCAGGGCAAGAAGCTTGCCCGACAGGTCGAGCAATCGCTCGACACCATGAACGAACTTTTGCGCACGCTGCTCGATATCGCCAAGCTCGACAGCGGCGTGATGAAGCCGGACATCGTGAACCTGCCGCTCGACGCGCTGCTCGGCAGCCTGAGCAGCGACTTTCAGCAGATCGCCGCCGCCAAGGGCCTGCATATCCGCTTTCGTCCGACCGATGCGATCGTGCGTTCGGACCGCGGAATGCTGCGTCGGGTGCTGCAGAACATCATTTCCAACGCCATCCACTATACCAGTCGGGGTGGGGTGCTGATCGGTGCCCGCAAGCGCGGGGCATTGTTGCGCATCGACATCGTCGATACCGGCATTGGGATCGCCGAGGACCAATACGAGGCGATCTTCGAGGAGTTCCATCGCGGCACGATGCCGGCAGGCGGTGAACTCGGCGGCACGCCGGGGCTTGGGCTAGGACTGTCGATCGTGCAGCGGATGGTGTCGGCGCTTGGTCACCACATCACCTTCACCTCGCGGCCTGGCCACGGCACGGCGTTTCACCTTTACGTACCGTTTGGCCAGCCCGATCTCGTGCGCGGACAGACCCGCGAGTATGCGCCAAGGCTGCCGATCTCCAACCATCTCTTCGGAGCCAATGTGCTTCTGATCGAGAACGACCGATCGGTCATGGAAGCGATGCTGACCCTTCTGGAAAGCTGGCACTGTTCGGTCAGGATCGCGAGCCACAGCAGCGAGGCGATCGGGCTACTTGCCGATCCGGCGTGGCGGCCGGACATCGTGATCGCCGACCAGCATCTGGACCACGGCGATCTGGGCTCCGTCACCATCGAACACATCCGCTATTATCTTCGCCGGCAGCTTCCGGCTCTCATCGTGACCGCCGACCCGTCGGCCGGCCTCGAAGCGCGCTGCAGGACCCGAGAGATCGAGGTCATGTACAAACCGCTGAAACCAGCCGAGTTCCGAGCCCTGGTCGAGCATCTGCTTGCGGCGGGCAGGGTGGAGTGA
- a CDS encoding response regulator, with protein sequence MPRFLIVDDHPLFREALTSALALAGPEIQTVDAADFQSALTILNEHKTFDLVLLDLAIPGVTGFEGLLAIRSKFPRVPVVVISGHEDSRIISEALSYGAAGYIPKSVRKQELTIAVQRVMAGAVYVPEFYEPPSDHVDNSGRKAMISRVATLTPQQLRVLQMLREGLLNKQIAYELGVGETTIKAHVSEILRKLNVYSRTQAVIEMTKLDIADLNAFARDNS encoded by the coding sequence ATGCCACGCTTTCTGATTGTCGACGATCATCCGCTCTTCCGAGAAGCACTCACCAGCGCTCTTGCTCTGGCGGGGCCGGAAATACAGACCGTGGACGCTGCGGATTTCCAAAGCGCGCTGACGATCCTCAACGAGCACAAGACGTTCGACCTCGTCCTGCTCGACCTGGCCATCCCGGGCGTGACGGGCTTCGAGGGACTGCTCGCCATCCGTTCCAAGTTTCCGCGTGTTCCGGTCGTGGTCATTTCAGGTCACGAGGATTCGCGGATCATTTCTGAAGCGCTGTCCTATGGCGCTGCCGGTTACATCCCGAAATCCGTACGCAAACAGGAACTGACCATCGCTGTTCAGCGCGTGATGGCGGGTGCAGTCTACGTACCGGAGTTTTACGAACCTCCGAGCGATCATGTGGACAACAGCGGGCGCAAGGCCATGATCAGCAGGGTCGCAACGCTGACACCTCAGCAATTGCGCGTGCTTCAAATGCTCCGCGAGGGGCTTTTGAACAAGCAGATCGCCTACGAACTCGGCGTGGGCGAAACCACAATCAAGGCCCATGTCTCCGAGATCCTGCGAAAGCTGAACGTGTACAGCCGCACCCAGGCCGTCATCGAGATGACGAAACTCGATATCGCCGACCTGAACGCGTTCGCGCGCGATAATTCCTGA
- a CDS encoding glucan ABC transporter ATP-binding protein/ permease, with protein MSLTEIYWRALRYLGHQRTGVLFVCAANIVLAVVTIAEPILFGRVIDAIAEKQGIFATLGLWAGFGVFNIVAFVIVARSADRLAHQRRVQVLGDSFERVIRMPLSWHHEKGTSNALHTMLRAVDTLFGLWLEFMRTHLTTAVALVLLVPTALVMDLRLTMVLFVLGALYFMIGRFVMKRTKEGQAAVERYHHDVFGHVSDCISNVSVLQSYNRMDSEVRQLRIHTSRLINAQFPVLDWWALASGLHRMASTISMIVILLIGAMLVSAGELRVGDVVAFVGFANLLIGRLDQIMQFVNQVFEARAKLVDFYALEDAAPALDEAEQGRDIGRVEGHVRFENVSFSFPNSGHGIFDLSFEIPAGKTVAIVGPTGAGKTTLINMLQRVNDPAEGRILIDGIDVRTATRRSLRDNIATVFQDAGLLNRSIEENIRLGRSEAGDDEVLRAAQAAAADGFIHGKAQGFATLVGERGGQLSGGERQRIAIARAVLKDAPILVLDEATSALDVETEQRVKEAIDELRRDRTTFIIAHRLSTVKDADFVMFLDQGRLVEAGSFGELAASSGRFAALLRAGGLLTDDEVRRVSHLAAAA; from the coding sequence ATGTCTTTGACTGAGATTTATTGGCGGGCCCTGCGTTACCTTGGGCACCAGCGCACGGGCGTTCTGTTCGTCTGCGCGGCCAATATCGTTCTGGCGGTGGTAACGATTGCCGAGCCCATTCTTTTCGGTCGCGTCATCGATGCCATCGCCGAAAAGCAGGGCATCTTCGCCACGCTTGGCCTTTGGGCCGGTTTCGGCGTCTTCAACATCGTCGCTTTCGTCATCGTCGCCCGCAGCGCCGACCGCCTGGCCCATCAGCGCCGGGTTCAGGTTCTCGGCGATTCCTTCGAACGCGTCATCCGCATGCCGCTCTCTTGGCACCATGAGAAGGGCACGTCGAACGCATTGCATACCATGCTGCGCGCGGTCGACACGCTGTTCGGCCTGTGGCTCGAGTTCATGCGCACGCATTTGACGACGGCGGTCGCGCTCGTCCTCCTGGTGCCGACGGCGCTCGTCATGGATTTGCGCCTCACAATGGTGCTGTTCGTTCTCGGCGCGCTTTATTTCATGATCGGCCGCTTCGTCATGAAGCGCACCAAGGAAGGTCAGGCGGCCGTCGAGCGCTACCATCACGACGTGTTCGGCCATGTGAGCGACTGCATCTCGAACGTTTCCGTGCTGCAGAGCTACAACCGCATGGACAGCGAGGTGCGCCAGCTGCGCATCCACACATCCCGTCTGATCAACGCACAGTTCCCGGTGCTGGACTGGTGGGCTCTCGCCAGCGGCCTGCATCGCATGGCGTCGACGATCTCCATGATCGTCATCCTCTTGATCGGCGCCATGTTGGTGTCTGCAGGCGAATTGCGTGTCGGCGACGTGGTGGCCTTTGTCGGTTTCGCCAATCTCTTGATCGGCCGTCTCGACCAGATCATGCAGTTCGTGAACCAGGTGTTCGAGGCACGCGCCAAGCTCGTCGATTTCTATGCGCTCGAAGATGCCGCTCCCGCGCTGGACGAGGCAGAGCAGGGCCGTGACATCGGTCGCGTCGAAGGTCACGTCCGCTTCGAGAACGTCTCGTTCTCGTTCCCGAATTCCGGCCATGGCATTTTCGATCTGTCGTTCGAGATTCCTGCCGGCAAGACGGTCGCGATCGTCGGACCGACGGGTGCCGGCAAGACGACGCTGATCAACATGCTTCAGCGGGTCAACGATCCGGCAGAAGGTCGCATTCTCATCGACGGCATCGATGTGCGGACGGCAACGCGCCGTTCGCTGCGCGACAACATCGCCACCGTCTTCCAGGATGCCGGGCTGCTAAACCGCTCGATTGAGGAAAACATTCGCCTCGGTCGGTCGGAAGCCGGTGATGACGAGGTTCTGCGTGCTGCACAGGCGGCGGCGGCCGATGGTTTTATCCACGGCAAGGCTCAAGGCTTTGCGACGTTGGTAGGCGAGCGCGGCGGTCAGCTTTCCGGTGGCGAGCGCCAACGTATCGCCATTGCCCGGGCCGTGCTGAAGGATGCGCCGATCCTCGTTCTCGATGAGGCAACAAGCGCGCTCGACGTCGAAACTGAACAGCGCGTCAAGGAAGCGATCGACGAACTGCGGCGCGACCGCACGACGTTCATCATCGCGCACCGCCTTTCGACGGTGAAGGACGCCGACTTCGTGATGTTCCTCGACCAAGGGCGTCTCGTGGAAGCTGGATCGTTCGGTGAACTTGCTGCGTCGAGCGGACGCTTTGCGGCGCTGCTCCGTGCTGGCGGGCTGTTGACCGACGACGAAGTCCGGCGCGTTAGCCACCTGGCGGCTGCCGCTTAA
- a CDS encoding isopentenyl-diphosphate Delta-isomerase, with the protein MPLPLMRSPVTTRCGDDRIIAAIDDDGALYPVEKLDAHRRGIKHLAISAFVFSRNRLLVQRRAGGKYHSPGQWANTCCTHPDWQEDPSDCATRRLWEELGLEIDLQPRAVIEYMADVGQGLTEHERVHVFEGTVEDPDAVIPFDPTEVDKVRWVEIAELQKEARLNPESITPWFRIYLERWSELGLSPT; encoded by the coding sequence ATGCCGTTGCCGTTGATGCGTTCCCCTGTCACGACCCGCTGTGGGGACGATCGGATCATCGCTGCGATCGACGATGATGGCGCGCTCTACCCTGTCGAAAAGCTCGATGCGCATCGGCGCGGCATCAAGCATCTGGCAATCTCGGCTTTCGTCTTCAGTAGAAACCGGCTGCTCGTCCAGCGGCGCGCCGGCGGCAAATATCACAGCCCAGGCCAGTGGGCGAACACCTGCTGCACCCATCCCGACTGGCAGGAAGACCCTTCAGACTGCGCGACCCGCCGGTTGTGGGAAGAGCTCGGCCTGGAAATCGATCTACAGCCGCGCGCGGTGATCGAGTACATGGCCGATGTCGGTCAAGGGCTGACGGAGCACGAGCGGGTTCACGTGTTCGAAGGCACTGTCGAAGATCCCGACGCTGTTATCCCGTTCGATCCGACGGAAGTCGACAAGGTTCGCTGGGTGGAAATCGCTGAGCTGCAAAAAGAAGCGCGGCTGAACCCGGAGAGCATCACGCCCTGGTTCCGGATTTATCTGGAGCGCTGGTCGGAATTGGGATTGTCGCCCACCTGA